The Actinomycetota bacterium DNA window ATCGAACAAGCGCGCGAACGCAAGGACACCGCGCTGAACGCGATCATCGACCTCGAAGAGGAAGCAGAGGTCGGGAAGCTGACGCCGCGGGAGCTCGAGACCCTGCGCCAGGAATACGAACGAGAAGCGCTCGCGGCGCTGCACCAGCTCGATCGCATCTCCGCGACCTCTCCCACGAACGACCCCCTGGAACAAGAGATCGCAGCGATGAGAAAAGAGCTCGCATGTCCCTCCTGCGGTGCGTTGCGATCGTCCGCGGGAACATGCAGCCGATGCAGCGTCTAGCGCTCTTCCTCCTGATCGCTTCGCTGGTGACTTCGGCACCGCCGGCGCGCGCGGCGGCCACCGGAACGATCGAGGGCACGGTCGTCAACGGGACGACGGACCGCCCCCAGCGCGGTGTTGCCGTCACCCTTACGAAGATCGGACCACAGGGCGACTCGCGCGAGACGGTGAGGACCGACCGGCGCGGCCGTTACTCCTTCACCGGGTTGAGAACGGGCGACGACTTCGTCTACGCGCTGGACGCGAGCTATCGGGACGGCTTGTTCGCCGGACGCCCCCTGACCATCCCATCGGACACGGAGAAGCGTCCCGTGATCGACACGACGCTGCGCGTCTTCGAGCCGACGACCGACCCGAACGCGATCCTGATCCGCCGCGACGACCTCTTCGTCGTACAACACGAAGATCGCGTCTCGGTGATCGAGGCCGTGAAGGTCGTGAACCCGACCAGGAACGCATACATCGGCCGCGGATCTGCGCTCGCCCCCGACGACGAGGGGCCGACGCCCAGCCTCGGCCTCGCGCTCCCCGACAACGCGCTTCCGGAGACGGTGAGGTTCGTCGACGCGGACCTCGACATCCCGGAGGTGGTGGAGGTGCAGGGGTTCGGGTTCGGCATCACCACCGCTATCCCGCCCGGTGAGGTGGATCTCACCTTCAGCTATCAGGTGCAGGGGTCGGGCGGGACCTTCGACCTCTCACGCACGGCCTTGTACGAGATCTCCGAGCTGTCGGTGTTCGCGGCGCCGCCGCTGGAGGCGACGAGCAACCGACTGGAAGAGGCCGAGGAGCTAGACCTCGAAGGCACCACCTATCGCCGCTCATCCTCGACGGAAAGCATCGACGCCGCGGATCCGATCCAGATCCTCCTCGTAGCCGAGGCGGGCGGCTCTTTCCCACTCGTCGGCGGCCTGGGAGCAGGACTGGCGGCGCTCATTCTGATCGGGGTCGCCGCGTTCTGGAGGAACAAGCGCCCGCGCCCACAGGCTGCAGCCGCCCCGGTCGACGACCGTCAGGAGCTCGTCACGGCGATCGCGGAGCTCGATCTGAAGCATGAGGCGGGCCAGGTATCCGACGCCCACCACGCTTCGGCGAGATCCGAATTGAAAGCCCGGCTCGCGCGCGCCGACCGGCCGAGCAGCTGAACGGGAAGCGGCGGTGATCACGATCGAGGGGCTGCGTGTCGCCTACGGGCGGACGATCGCGCTCGACCGCATCGACGCGGAGATCGGCCCGGGCGTCGCCGGGCTGTTCGGGCCGAATGGGTCGGGCAAATCGACGCTGCTCAGGGTCCTGGCGGGGCTGCTGCGCCCGACGTCAGGAACGATCCGGATGTCGGGCGAGCTGGTGGACATGAAGAGCGAGCGGGTGCGGGGTCGCATCGGCTATGCGGGGCATCGTTCCGGGCTCTACAGGCGTCTGACCGTTGTGGAGAACCTGGAGCTGTTCGCGCGGCTGTACGGCACCCGCGCCGATCGTGTCGGAGAGGTGATCGATCAGCTCGACCTCGCCGACCGGCGACGGACCCCCGCGGGCGACCTCTCCGCCGGATACCAGCGCCGCGCGGCCGTCGCTCGCGCCCTCCTCCACGAGCCCGACGTGTTGTTGTTGGACGAGCCCTACGCGAACCTCGACGACGAGGCCGCTGAATCCGTGTCGCAAGCGGTCATGACGTGGCGACGGCCGGGGTCGGTCGCGGTGATCGCGACGCACGGTGCGAAGAAGGTGAAGCGGTACGCCGATGCGGGCCTGATCCTGCAACACGGGCGACTCATCCGGCAGGGGACCTACGAGGAATCCGGGTTCACGTCGTGACCTCGAGCGGATTCAGCGGCAAAACCCGCGCCCTGATCGCGAAGGACCTGCGGGTCGAGCTCCGGGCTCGCGACACGCTGCCTCCGATGATCGCGTTCGCGGTCACCGTCGCGCTCTTGCTGGCTTTCGCCGCGCCCGCTCCCCCTCGTCTTCAGGAGCCAGTCTCGCTGCCACTGGGGACCGTCGCATCCATTGACGTGACCGCGGCCTTCCTGTGGATCACGATCCTCTTCGCGGGCCTCATCGGGTTTGCCCGCACTTTCGAGGTCGAGCAAGCCGACGGCGCGATTGACTCGTTGCTGTTGGTCCCGCTCGACCGGACGGGGCTGTTCGCCGCGAAAGCGGTGGCGAACCTGGCCTTCATCGCGATGGTGCAGGCGGTCCTGCTCCCGGTGTTCGCGCTGTTGTTCCATTTCGATCTCGGCATGAACTGGCTGACGTTGATCTTGGTCTGCGCGCTCGTCGACATCGGCTTCGTAGCGATCGGAACCTTGTTCGCGAGCGTCGCAGCCCATACCCGCAGCCGCGAACTGATCCTCCCGATCTTGGCTCTGCCCGCGCTGGTGCCGCTCTTCCTCGCGGCCTTCGAGCTGACGTCGGACCTGTTGGGCGGCGAAGGTCTCGAAGCGGTGGCGTCCAGAGGTTGGTTCGGAATACTGGTCGCCTTCGATGTGATCTTCACGGTCGCGGCGGGCCTCGCGTTCGAGTTCGTGATCGATGCGTAGGGCCGTCCTTTTTCTCTGCGTGTGCCTGCTGGCGGGCGCGTGCGGGGGACGCCAGAACACGGAACCCCTCGCGCTCGACGATCCGGCGGGCGCAACGCGTTCGCTGGAACTTCCGCCTCCCGTGCCCGCGATCGCGGCCTACCGCATCGACCTCGCGCGCACGCTCCCCGAGCGCGTCCGCTCGCGCATAGAAGAGATCAAAGAGGTCGCGGTCGTGGCCGGCGTCGCTAGGGAATCCTTCAAGGTCTCCGGCCCCACGGGCCTCGAGCGCATCACCGTTGCGTCGACGAAGCCGCTTCGCTTCAGGACCGTTGCACCGGCAGCGACCAAGGAGGCCGAGTTCGTGTGGAGCGCTCTCATCGCGGGGCGTGGCGTTCTCACCTTTGATGCCGCGCGCAAGCTCGGGATCGAAGGAGCAGGACAACTAGAGATCAGCGGTTCACCACCGCTCCCGATCGGCGCGTTCGCGGCGAACGGCGCACCTGATCTAGGCGACGTTCTGGTCGCCGACCACGTGGGGCGAGAGCTCGGGCTCGGGGATGCCGACGTTCTGATCGTGGGGGCGGAGCCGGGCTCCGACCTCGAACGGCTGGGCAGCCGACTGAGAGACGAGCTGCGGGGGCACCACGCGACCGTCGAGCCGATCCTCGATACCTCGCCGGCTCCGGTCGACCCGGCCGGGCAACCACAGCCGGTGGGGCACGCCGAGGGAGGCGCGGTCGGCTCGATGTCGTTCCGGATCCTGAAGGGCGGTTTCATCGAGCCGGACCCCGCATGGGTCGCGGCGAACATCGCGACGGGACAGGTCGCCATCCTGGGCACCGTCACCTGCCATCGCCTCGTATTCCCGCAGTTACACGCGGCGATGACGGAGATCGCGAACGAGGGTCTGGCGGCGGAGGTGGACCCCGACGACTACGGCGGTTGCTATGTGCCGCGGTTCATCGACCGCGATCCAAAGAAACCCCTGTCGATGCACGCGTTCGGGCTCGCGTTCGACATCAACGTATCCGGCAACTACCTCGGAACGAAGGGTGACCAGGACCCACGGGTGGTGGAGATCCTCGCCAAGTGGGGCTTCGAGTGGGGCGGGCTGTGGGACCGCCCCGACCCCATGCACTTCGAGCTGGTTCGCCTCGTGCAGACCTAAGCGTCAACGCATCGGACGTGGGTATAGAGGTGCGATGACCGGACCCAGTCAGCGCGCCCTGGAGGTAGCGCGACAGGAGACGACGCAGCTCGTCGCGACCGGCGCGCGGGCGGTGATCCTGACGGGAAGCCACGCACGCGGTGACGCGAACGAGCACTCCGATCTCGATCTTCGCGTCGTCGGGGAAGGCCCGAAGAAGCGCCTGAAGCGCAACGAAGAGTTCCTGGTGTCGATCTCGTGGATGTCGCTCGAAGATCACGAAGCTGCGTTCGAGGATCCTGAAGAAGCCGGCAGCATCATCCCGGGCTGGACCAGCGCGGTGATCCTCCACGACCCGGACGACCTCGCTCGCGATCTGAAGCGACGGGCGGAGGAGTGGAAATGGGAGTCGATCGACGACGCCTGCGACAAGTGGGTGGCGCAGCAGATCGTCGAGCTGGCAGAGGAGGTTCACACGATCCTGGGCAACATCGAGCAAGACAAACCGGCTGCCGCGGCCGCCGAGCGCTCGCAGCTCGCGATGGGCCTCGCGCAGGCGCTTTCTGTGCACAAGCGCATCGCGTACGAGTCCGAGAACGACCTGTGGGAGCTCGTCGCGGATGCGATGGGCGGTCGCTACGGCGGGTTGCAGCGGAACGCTCTAGCGGAGGAGCCGATCACCCTTAGAGATTCGATCGGTGCCGTGATGCAGCTGTTCGCCGTCGCCGCGACCGAGACACAGCATCTGCTCCGGGACGAGCAACGCGAGGTGGTAGCGCACGCCTGCAACCTCGCGGGCTACCCCTTGATCGCCTAGGCAGGGGCCACCCACGTCTCGTCGAACCAGACAAATGGGCGGACACCGATGACTAGGGAGGCGTTCTGTGCGACGAGCTACGATCTCGCTCCTTCTCCTCGTGATCCTGGCGAGTCTGCTCGGATCGTCGGGGGTGCACGCCCGGAGTCGCCGGACCGGCTCGTTCGAGTTGGTCGGACACAACGCCTTGATGGACCGAGGCATGAATGCTGCTCTTGCCGTTCATGGCGATTACGCCTACGTGGGGAGTCGCACAGACGCCAAAGCGGGCAACGCGAACAACGCGGGCGTGTTCGTCGTCGACATCTCGGATCCCTCCGCGCCGGAGATCGTCCACCAGATCGGTCCCCCGCATGAAGGTAACGCCGGAGAGACGTCGCGCGAGATGCGGATCTGGCCCGAGCAGAACCTGCTGATCGTCATGAACCTGTTTTCGAACTGCAGTGAGCTCATCCACATGTGCCAGCCGACACCCGGAAAAGACAACTTCCGCTTCTATGACATCTCCGGCAAACGGGCGGCGGAGCCGAAGCTCGTTGCCGAGTACGTGCCAAGCTCGAATCCACACGAGTTCTTCTTGTGGCAGGACCCGCGGAAGCCAAACCGTGCGCTGCTGTTCATCTCTACGCCAGGTGGGTCTTCGCAGATGTTGGTCACCGACATCTCCGATGCTCGGGATAACAAGTTCAAAGAGGTGGCGACCTGGCAATCCACGGCAGAGGACAGGCTGCACTCCGCCGCCCTGTCCAACGACGGAAAGCGCGCCTACCTCTCGCATCTCACCGGTGGTGTACTGATCGCAGACACATCAGAAGTGGTCCAGGGAAAGCCAAAGCCCCAGATCAGAACGCTGACCGCTCCGAAAGACGCTGCGAGATGGGATGACGTCGACGTACACAGCGCTGTGAAAGTACCGGGGAAGAACTACCTCTTTACGACAGATGAGAAGTACGGGGATCTATTGCGCGTGCTTGGGTCGGGCGGCTGTCCCTGGGGCTGGTCGCACATGGTGGACATGTCGAGACAGACAAAGCCGAAGACGATCGCCCAGTACAAGCTGCCTCAGAACGACCCAGACTTTTGCAAGAGCGACCCCCCGAGACCTTCATCGAGTTATGCAGCGCACAACCCGACGCTCACCAGGAATCTGGCGTTCGTGACGTGGCACGCCGGCGGCCTCCAGGTCATCAAGACCTCGGATCCGCGCAACCCTGTTCAGGCGGCAGAGTTCGTCCCCGACCCACTGCCGTTCGTCCTCCAGGAGGATCCTGCCCTGACGGCGGGCCAGGACAAGGTCGCCATGTGGAGCTTCCCGATCATCAAGGACGGGCTGGTCTACGTGGTCGACGTGCGGAACGGCCTCTATGTCCTCGACTACAAGGGTCCCTTTGCGTCCGAGGTTGAGCAGATCGACTTCTTGGAAGGAAACTCGAACCTCGGGGACGCGCTGCGACTCGATCGCTAGAGATAAGCGCAGCCGGTCCGCACGATCTGAGTCAGAGCAGAGACTCGGGCCGTCGCATCGACGTCAGGAACCCGGCGCCATCGCCTCCATCATCTTCAGCGCGGCTTCGGGTCCCTTCTGCGCGATGAAGAGCAGTACCGGCGTATCGAGTCCCGCGGCTCGGAAAGACTCGAGGCGCTCCTTACACGCACCCGCGGGCCCCGTGACCACCAGGGCGTCCACCAGTCGATCCGATACCGCCTCCACCGCTCCGTTGCGGTCGCGCGCGTCCCACGCCGCCTTGACCGCGGCGGCTTCGTCCGCGAAACCCTGGCGTGCGATCCAGTCGTTGTACCCGTCGGCAGCGACGTACGGCGCCAGCAAG harbors:
- a CDS encoding carboxypeptidase-like regulatory domain-containing protein, with protein sequence MSLLRCVAIVRGNMQPMQRLALFLLIASLVTSAPPARAAATGTIEGTVVNGTTDRPQRGVAVTLTKIGPQGDSRETVRTDRRGRYSFTGLRTGDDFVYALDASYRDGLFAGRPLTIPSDTEKRPVIDTTLRVFEPTTDPNAILIRRDDLFVVQHEDRVSVIEAVKVVNPTRNAYIGRGSALAPDDEGPTPSLGLALPDNALPETVRFVDADLDIPEVVEVQGFGFGITTAIPPGEVDLTFSYQVQGSGGTFDLSRTALYEISELSVFAAPPLEATSNRLEEAEELDLEGTTYRRSSSTESIDAADPIQILLVAEAGGSFPLVGGLGAGLAALILIGVAAFWRNKRPRPQAAAAPVDDRQELVTAIAELDLKHEAGQVSDAHHASARSELKARLARADRPSS
- a CDS encoding M15 family metallopeptidase, with amino-acid sequence MRRAVLFLCVCLLAGACGGRQNTEPLALDDPAGATRSLELPPPVPAIAAYRIDLARTLPERVRSRIEEIKEVAVVAGVARESFKVSGPTGLERITVASTKPLRFRTVAPAATKEAEFVWSALIAGRGVLTFDAARKLGIEGAGQLEISGSPPLPIGAFAANGAPDLGDVLVADHVGRELGLGDADVLIVGAEPGSDLERLGSRLRDELRGHHATVEPILDTSPAPVDPAGQPQPVGHAEGGAVGSMSFRILKGGFIEPDPAWVAANIATGQVAILGTVTCHRLVFPQLHAAMTEIANEGLAAEVDPDDYGGCYVPRFIDRDPKKPLSMHAFGLAFDINVSGNYLGTKGDQDPRVVEILAKWGFEWGGLWDRPDPMHFELVRLVQT
- a CDS encoding heme exporter protein CcmB produces the protein MTSSGFSGKTRALIAKDLRVELRARDTLPPMIAFAVTVALLLAFAAPAPPRLQEPVSLPLGTVASIDVTAAFLWITILFAGLIGFARTFEVEQADGAIDSLLLVPLDRTGLFAAKAVANLAFIAMVQAVLLPVFALLFHFDLGMNWLTLILVCALVDIGFVAIGTLFASVAAHTRSRELILPILALPALVPLFLAAFELTSDLLGGEGLEAVASRGWFGILVAFDVIFTVAAGLAFEFVIDA
- the ccmA gene encoding heme ABC exporter ATP-binding protein CcmA; this translates as MITIEGLRVAYGRTIALDRIDAEIGPGVAGLFGPNGSGKSTLLRVLAGLLRPTSGTIRMSGELVDMKSERVRGRIGYAGHRSGLYRRLTVVENLELFARLYGTRADRVGEVIDQLDLADRRRTPAGDLSAGYQRRAAVARALLHEPDVLLLDEPYANLDDEAAESVSQAVMTWRRPGSVAVIATHGAKKVKRYADAGLILQHGRLIRQGTYEESGFTS
- a CDS encoding nucleotidyltransferase domain-containing protein; this translates as MTGPSQRALEVARQETTQLVATGARAVILTGSHARGDANEHSDLDLRVVGEGPKKRLKRNEEFLVSISWMSLEDHEAAFEDPEEAGSIIPGWTSAVILHDPDDLARDLKRRAEEWKWESIDDACDKWVAQQIVELAEEVHTILGNIEQDKPAAAAAERSQLAMGLAQALSVHKRIAYESENDLWELVADAMGGRYGGLQRNALAEEPITLRDSIGAVMQLFAVAATETQHLLRDEQREVVAHACNLAGYPLIA